In Candidatus Hydrogenedentota bacterium, one genomic interval encodes:
- a CDS encoding glycerol dehydrogenase: MFKKAVFPGKYIQGVDAIGELPALIDLLGKQALILASPSVNDRVLPTCGLDLSAQAIPIELFRGECCENELTRLAAILTEKQVDVLVGMGGGKTIDTAKIVADRANIPVIIIPTIASTDAPCSGCAVLYSNDGIFDSVCYQKANPAVVLVDVGIIAAAPARFLVAGMGDALSTWFEARSCDRTQSPNECGGYSTMVGLHIAKLCYETLLAYGVGAKTASERHLVTPALERIVEANILLSGLGFESAGLATAHSIHNGLTALAETHSFYHGEKVAFGVLAGLQLTGASEDESSTVFSFCENVGLPTTLADIGLGNVGPGKLMEAAEKACAPGQPVHHEAGVISPENVLNAMLAADGLGKERRTGRKFSDLTGH, translated from the coding sequence GTGTTCAAGAAAGCAGTCTTTCCCGGAAAGTACATCCAAGGCGTCGATGCTATTGGCGAATTGCCCGCACTGATAGATTTGCTGGGCAAACAGGCGCTAATATTGGCCTCGCCCTCGGTTAACGACAGAGTGCTCCCCACGTGCGGCCTCGATCTGAGTGCGCAGGCTATCCCCATCGAACTATTTCGCGGCGAGTGTTGCGAGAATGAGTTGACCCGATTGGCCGCTATCCTTACGGAGAAGCAGGTAGACGTTCTGGTCGGTATGGGTGGAGGCAAGACCATTGACACGGCGAAAATCGTCGCGGACCGTGCGAACATACCCGTGATTATTATCCCCACTATCGCTTCGACTGATGCACCGTGCAGCGGGTGTGCGGTGTTGTACTCAAACGACGGGATCTTCGATTCCGTATGCTATCAAAAAGCCAACCCGGCGGTGGTGCTTGTGGATGTGGGCATCATCGCGGCGGCGCCGGCGCGTTTTCTGGTGGCCGGAATGGGCGACGCGCTATCCACATGGTTCGAAGCCAGGTCCTGTGACCGGACCCAGTCTCCGAACGAGTGTGGCGGATATAGCACAATGGTCGGACTTCACATCGCCAAACTCTGTTATGAGACGCTGTTGGCGTACGGTGTGGGTGCTAAGACCGCCAGCGAAAGGCACCTTGTCACACCGGCCTTGGAGCGCATTGTCGAGGCGAACATTTTATTGAGCGGACTCGGGTTCGAAAGCGCCGGGCTGGCCACCGCCCATTCCATTCACAATGGCCTCACTGCATTGGCGGAAACCCATTCGTTCTACCACGGCGAAAAAGTCGCCTTTGGCGTTCTAGCCGGGCTCCAACTCACAGGCGCATCCGAAGACGAATCGTCCACGGTCTTCTCGTTCTGTGAGAACGTCGGTTTGCCGACCACGCTTGCCGACATTGGTCTAGGAAACGTTGGCCCGGGAAAGCTGATGGAGGCGGCTGAGAAGGCCTGCGCTCCCGGGCAGCCCGTCCATCACGAAGCAGGCGTGATTAGTCCCGAAAACGTTCTCAATGCCATGCTCGCCGCGGATGGCCTTGGCAAGGAAAGAAGAACTGGCAGAAAGTTCTCAGACCTTACCGGCCATTGA
- a CDS encoding transposase, whose protein sequence is MHQEKRITNVADLKVVLEQDADMLGPLVAGLMQKIFKPEMIEYLMAAKGERTGARQGYRNARYSWTLLTRVRKLEL, encoded by the coding sequence ATGCACCAAGAGAAGCGTATCACGAACGTGGCGGATTTGAAAGTGGTCTTGGAACAGGATGCCGATATGCTGGGCCCGCTGGTTGCGGGGTTGATGCAGAAGATATTCAAGCCGGAGATGATCGAGTACCTTATGGCGGCCAAGGGAGAGCGGACGGGTGCCCGTCAAGGGTATCGTAACGCACGCTATTCCTGGACGCTTTTGACTCGCGTCCGGAAGCTGGAGTTGTGA